Proteins found in one Microbacterium sp. LWS13-1.2 genomic segment:
- the sepH gene encoding septation protein SepH, with translation MEQLKVIGTEDDKLILATESGERFSLDVDDVLRVELRKARRDRDGDVQAPRASPREIQAHIRSGLSAHEVAELLGARVEDVVRFEGPVLAEREHVVGQALAVPVLLGGDFEGDGQTTFGSAVRAKLAEAGAIGERWTSWKAPTGWTVKLEFTANDIGHDARWGFDPRRSTLSPLNSDAIQLSRQGSLPEGLIPRLRALDSAPAKDDSRFDSGAFGPRRLPDADIESPEIPSPAAPAVQEAAIKRASEPTVVTSAETADLLEALRRRRGQREPLPGADEVAAPQRSSAPVALFDALEPGYDEAPADEEPPASDYQAPTPAAVAEAGRRKGRTSMPSWDEIVFGARSDD, from the coding sequence ATGGAACAGCTCAAGGTCATCGGAACCGAGGACGACAAGCTCATCCTGGCGACCGAGTCCGGCGAGAGATTCTCGCTCGATGTCGACGATGTGCTGCGGGTCGAGCTGCGCAAGGCGCGGCGCGACCGCGACGGCGACGTCCAAGCGCCGCGCGCGAGTCCGCGGGAGATCCAGGCGCACATCCGCTCCGGGCTGTCCGCCCACGAGGTCGCCGAGCTCCTCGGCGCGCGCGTCGAGGACGTGGTGCGCTTCGAAGGCCCCGTGCTGGCCGAGCGCGAGCACGTCGTAGGACAGGCGCTGGCGGTGCCCGTTCTTCTCGGCGGCGACTTCGAGGGCGACGGACAGACCACGTTCGGCTCCGCCGTGCGCGCCAAGCTCGCCGAGGCCGGTGCCATAGGCGAACGGTGGACGAGCTGGAAGGCGCCCACCGGCTGGACGGTCAAGCTGGAGTTCACGGCCAACGACATCGGGCACGATGCCCGCTGGGGCTTCGACCCCCGCCGCAGCACGCTGTCGCCGCTGAACTCCGACGCGATCCAGCTCTCTCGCCAGGGATCGCTGCCCGAAGGGCTGATCCCGCGCCTGCGGGCACTGGACAGTGCGCCGGCCAAGGACGACTCGCGCTTCGACAGCGGCGCGTTCGGTCCGCGGCGCCTCCCCGACGCCGACATCGAGTCGCCCGAGATCCCCTCGCCGGCCGCTCCCGCCGTCCAGGAGGCGGCGATCAAGCGTGCGAGCGAGCCCACCGTCGTCACGTCGGCCGAGACCGCGGATCTTCTCGAGGCCCTGCGCCGTCGCCGCGGTCAGCGTGAGCCGCTGCCGGGCGCCGACGAAGTGGCTGCACCGCAGCGCTCCTCGGCGCCGGTCGCGCTGTTCGACGCCCTCGAACCGGGCTACGACGAGGCACCCGCCGACGAAGAGCCGCCGGCATCCGACTATCAGGCGCCCACTCCTGCCGCGGTGGCGGAGGCGGGCCGTCGCAAGGGGCGCACCTCGATGCCCTCGTGGGATGAGATCGTCTTCGGCGCCCGTTCCGACGACTGA
- a CDS encoding DNA topoisomerase IV subunit A, with protein MPASRTDSSPADHGRIEDVDVSSEMQTSFLEYAYSVIYSRALPDARDGLKPVQRRILFQMADMGLRPDRGHVKSARVVGEVMGKLHPHGDAPIYDALVRLAQPFSLRVPLVDGHGNFGSLDDGPAAPRYTEARLAPPALALTENLDEDVVDFIPNYDGQFQQPEVLPAAFPNLLVNGTTGIAVGMATNMAPHNLIEVVGAATHLLDNPEATVDEVMEFVPGPDLPGGGIIVGLDGIKDAYTNGRGSFRTRAKVSIESLGPRRTGLIVTELPYLVGPERVIEKIKDAVNAKKLQGISDVTDLTDRHHGLRLVIGIKTGFDPQAVLDHLYRLTPLEDSFSINNVALVEGQPQTLGLRELLRVYLDHRISVVTRRSRYRLARRKERLHLVEGLLIAILDIDEVIQVIRTSDDGEQARQRLMSVFDLSEAQSEYILELRLRRLTKFSRIELEAERDNLKKEIAQLEELLGSDVLLRAQVAHELDAAAEAFGTPRRTLLLNGGPVQPRSRAAAAAADLQIADAPCRVFLSATGRMVRAELVADAPGGGVVAPARRSKHDAIRSSVDATTRGDIGAVTSLGRLVRLSPVDLPSVPGNSVQLGAGTRADQYLGLSGGEHVVALVPLADTPPIAVGTAQGVVKRVAASELGNKHDIEIISLKDGDRVVGAAPASDGAELVFVASDSQLLRFDASSVRPQGRSAGGMAGMRLTDGAQVIAFDVVGPSEFDAVVVTIAGSTTALAGTDAGSAKVSLFSEFPAKGRATGGVRAHRFLRGEDALTIAWVGTDPRAIGSDGAVRALPAAGAKRDASGTALDGVIGAVGTGIR; from the coding sequence ATGCCCGCTTCCCGCACCGATTCCTCACCCGCCGACCACGGACGCATCGAGGACGTCGACGTCTCGTCCGAGATGCAGACGTCGTTCCTCGAGTACGCGTACTCGGTGATCTATTCGCGCGCGCTCCCCGATGCGCGCGACGGGCTGAAGCCGGTTCAGCGGCGCATCCTCTTCCAGATGGCCGACATGGGGCTGCGCCCCGACCGCGGGCACGTCAAGAGCGCCCGCGTCGTCGGCGAGGTGATGGGAAAGCTGCACCCGCACGGCGACGCCCCCATCTACGACGCGCTCGTGCGGCTCGCGCAGCCGTTCTCGCTGCGCGTGCCGCTGGTCGACGGCCACGGCAATTTCGGCTCGCTCGACGACGGGCCCGCCGCCCCTCGCTACACCGAGGCCCGTCTCGCCCCTCCGGCGCTCGCGCTCACCGAGAATCTCGATGAGGACGTCGTCGACTTCATCCCCAACTACGACGGCCAGTTCCAGCAGCCCGAAGTGCTGCCGGCCGCGTTCCCCAACCTCCTCGTCAACGGCACGACCGGCATCGCGGTCGGCATGGCGACGAACATGGCGCCGCACAACCTCATCGAGGTGGTCGGCGCGGCCACGCATCTGCTCGACAACCCCGAGGCCACGGTCGACGAGGTCATGGAGTTCGTGCCAGGTCCGGATCTTCCCGGTGGCGGCATCATCGTCGGTCTCGACGGCATCAAGGACGCCTACACGAACGGGCGCGGCAGCTTCCGCACCCGGGCCAAGGTGTCGATCGAGTCGCTGGGCCCGCGCCGGACCGGGCTCATCGTCACCGAGCTGCCCTATCTCGTCGGCCCGGAGCGCGTGATCGAGAAGATCAAGGACGCGGTCAACGCCAAGAAGCTGCAGGGGATCTCGGACGTCACCGACCTCACCGACCGTCACCACGGTCTGCGTCTGGTCATCGGCATCAAGACGGGCTTCGACCCCCAGGCGGTCCTGGACCACCTCTACCGGCTGACGCCGCTCGAGGACTCGTTCAGCATCAACAACGTCGCACTCGTCGAAGGGCAGCCGCAGACGCTCGGGCTCCGTGAACTGCTGCGGGTCTACCTCGACCACCGCATCAGCGTCGTGACGCGCCGCAGCCGCTACCGGCTCGCTCGGCGCAAGGAACGACTGCACCTGGTCGAGGGCCTGCTCATCGCGATCCTCGACATCGACGAGGTCATCCAGGTCATCCGCACCTCCGATGACGGCGAACAGGCGCGCCAGCGCCTGATGAGCGTCTTCGACCTGTCGGAGGCGCAGTCCGAGTACATCCTCGAGCTGCGACTGCGCCGGCTGACGAAGTTCTCCCGCATCGAACTCGAGGCCGAGCGCGACAACCTCAAGAAGGAGATCGCCCAGCTCGAGGAGCTGCTCGGCAGCGACGTGCTGCTGCGCGCGCAGGTGGCGCATGAACTGGATGCCGCGGCCGAGGCGTTCGGCACTCCGCGGCGCACCCTGCTGCTCAACGGCGGTCCGGTGCAGCCGCGCTCACGCGCCGCCGCGGCGGCCGCCGACCTGCAGATCGCGGATGCCCCGTGTCGCGTCTTCCTCTCGGCCACCGGACGCATGGTCCGCGCCGAGCTGGTCGCCGATGCGCCCGGTGGCGGCGTCGTGGCCCCGGCACGCCGCTCGAAGCACGACGCGATCCGCTCCTCGGTGGACGCGACGACCCGCGGCGACATCGGTGCGGTGACGAGCCTCGGCCGCCTGGTGCGCCTCTCCCCCGTCGACCTGCCTTCGGTCCCCGGCAACTCGGTGCAGCTGGGCGCCGGCACACGCGCCGATCAGTACCTCGGCCTGAGTGGCGGCGAGCACGTCGTCGCGCTGGTCCCGCTCGCCGACACCCCGCCGATCGCCGTCGGCACCGCGCAGGGCGTGGTGAAGCGGGTCGCCGCGAGTGAGCTCGGCAACAAGCACGACATCGAGATCATCTCGCTCAAGGACGGCGATCGCGTCGTCGGCGCCGCGCCGGCATCCGACGGCGCCGAGCTGGTGTTCGTCGCGAGCGATTCCCAGCTCCTGCGCTTCGACGCGTCGTCGGTGCGCCCGCAGGGCCGCTCCGCCGGCGGCATGGCCGGGATGCGGCTCACCGACGGCGCGCAGGTCATCGCGTTCGACGTCGTGGGGCCGTCCGAGTTTGACGCCGTCGTGGTGACGATCGCCGGCTCGACCACCGCGCTCGCGGGCACCGACGCCGGCAGCGCCAAGGTGTCGCTCTTCAGCGAGTTCCCCGCCAAGGGGCGCGCGACCGGGGGTGTTCGAGCCCATCGATTCCTCCGCGGGGAGGACGCGCTCACCATCGCCTGGGTGGGCACCGATCCGCGTGCCATCGGCTCCGACGGGGCGGTCCGCGCCCTGCCGGCGGCCGGCGCGAAGCGCGATGCGTCGGGGACGGCCCTGGACGGGGTCATCGGCGCGGTCGGCACCGGCATCCGCTGA
- a CDS encoding DNA topoisomerase IV subunit B, which produces MTAEYSAHHLQVLEGLEAVRKRPGMYIGSTDSRGLMHCLWEIIDNSVDEALAGHGTRIDIVLHADGSVEVRDRARGIPVDIEPRTGLSGVEVVFTKLHAGGKFGGGSYAASGGLHGVGASVVNALSERLDVEVDRGGKTWSMSFHRGEPGIFSNGSPDSTFTPFEQRSELRVAGRAAKGVTGTRIRYWADPQIFTKDAAFNLQELEQRARQTAFLVPGLEIVIRDERPGTESGEPVETSYRFDGGISEFADFLAPDAGITDTWRLTGSGSFTETVPVLQPSGAMVPTEVERECHVDVAVRWGTGYETVSRSFVNIIATPKGGTHQQGFEQALMKVLRDQVTQNARRLKVGNDKIEKDDILAGLTAVLTVRVPEPQFEGQTKEVLGTPAVRQIVSNVVIRELSARFTSSKRDDKAQTSLLLDKVVSEMKARISARTHKETQRRKNALESSSLPAKLADCRSNDVGESELFIVEGDSALGTAKLARNSEFQALLPIRGKILNVQKASISDMLSNAECAAIIQVIGAGSGRSFDLEAARYGKIILMSDADVDGAHIRTLLLTLFFRYMRPLIDEGRVYAAVPPLHRVVVMNPGTKPNDTIYTYSEAELHGLLTKLGKAGKRWQEPVQRYKGLGEMDADQLATTTMDRAGRTLRRVRMQDAEAATSVFELLMGNDVAPRKEFIIDSSDRLVRERIDA; this is translated from the coding sequence CCTCATGCACTGCCTGTGGGAGATCATCGACAACTCGGTCGATGAGGCCCTCGCCGGGCACGGCACGCGCATCGACATCGTGCTGCACGCGGACGGCAGCGTCGAGGTGCGCGACCGCGCCCGCGGCATCCCGGTCGACATCGAGCCGCGCACCGGACTGTCGGGCGTCGAGGTCGTCTTCACGAAGCTGCATGCCGGCGGCAAGTTCGGCGGCGGGTCGTACGCGGCATCAGGCGGCCTGCACGGCGTCGGCGCATCCGTCGTGAACGCGCTGTCGGAGCGCCTCGACGTCGAGGTCGACCGCGGCGGCAAGACATGGTCGATGTCGTTCCACCGCGGCGAGCCGGGCATCTTCTCCAACGGCAGCCCCGACTCCACGTTCACGCCGTTCGAGCAGCGCAGCGAGCTGCGGGTCGCCGGCCGCGCGGCGAAGGGCGTGACGGGAACCCGGATCCGCTACTGGGCCGACCCGCAGATCTTCACCAAGGACGCCGCGTTCAACCTGCAGGAGCTCGAGCAGCGCGCGCGACAGACCGCGTTCCTCGTCCCGGGCCTCGAGATCGTCATCCGCGACGAGCGCCCCGGCACCGAGTCCGGCGAGCCGGTCGAGACGAGCTACCGCTTCGACGGCGGCATCTCCGAGTTCGCCGACTTCCTCGCCCCGGACGCGGGAATCACCGACACCTGGCGCCTGACCGGGAGCGGCAGCTTCACCGAGACCGTCCCGGTGCTGCAGCCGTCCGGTGCGATGGTGCCCACCGAGGTCGAACGCGAATGCCACGTCGACGTCGCCGTCAGGTGGGGAACGGGCTACGAGACGGTGTCGCGCTCGTTCGTCAACATCATCGCCACGCCCAAGGGCGGCACGCACCAGCAGGGATTCGAGCAGGCCCTGATGAAGGTCCTCCGCGATCAGGTCACGCAGAACGCTCGGCGTCTCAAGGTCGGCAACGACAAGATCGAGAAGGACGACATCCTCGCCGGTCTCACCGCGGTGCTGACGGTGCGGGTGCCCGAGCCGCAGTTCGAGGGTCAGACGAAGGAGGTGCTCGGCACTCCTGCCGTGCGTCAGATCGTGTCGAACGTCGTCATCCGCGAGCTCTCGGCACGCTTCACGTCGTCCAAGCGCGACGACAAGGCGCAGACCAGCCTCCTGCTCGACAAGGTCGTCTCCGAGATGAAGGCGCGCATCTCCGCGCGCACGCACAAAGAGACGCAGCGTCGCAAGAACGCCCTGGAGTCCTCGTCGCTTCCGGCGAAGCTCGCCGACTGCCGGTCGAACGACGTCGGCGAGTCCGAGCTGTTCATCGTTGAGGGCGATTCGGCCCTCGGCACCGCCAAGCTCGCGCGCAACAGCGAGTTCCAGGCGCTGCTGCCGATCCGCGGCAAGATCCTCAACGTGCAGAAGGCGTCGATCAGCGACATGCTGTCGAACGCCGAGTGCGCGGCGATCATCCAGGTGATCGGCGCCGGCTCGGGTCGCTCGTTCGACCTGGAGGCGGCGCGCTACGGCAAGATCATCCTGATGAGCGACGCCGACGTCGACGGGGCACACATCCGCACCCTGCTGCTGACGCTGTTCTTCCGCTACATGCGGCCGCTCATCGACGAGGGACGCGTGTACGCCGCCGTGCCGCCGCTGCACCGCGTCGTCGTGATGAACCCCGGCACCAAGCCGAACGACACGATCTACACCTACTCCGAGGCGGAGCTGCACGGGCTGCTCACGAAGCTCGGCAAGGCCGGCAAGCGCTGGCAGGAGCCGGTGCAGCGCTACAAGGGCCTCGGCGAGATGGATGCCGACCAGCTGGCGACGACGACCATGGATCGCGCCGGCCGCACCCTGCGCCGCGTGCGGATGCAGGATGCCGAGGCTGCGACATCCGTCTTCGAACTGCTCATGGGCAACGACGTCGCCCCGCGCAAGGAGTTCATCATCGATTCCAGCGACCGGCTCGTGCGGGAGCGCATCGACGCCTGA
- a CDS encoding nucleotide pyrophosphatase/phosphodiesterase family protein, which translates to MSLSLPADPPRARSLTRVVPEMSAALNGTSEWFAPARSAIVWVIDGLGVSNLAARAGHARFLSEARTRRDAARTVFPSTTAAALTSLLTGALPGEHGIVGYRARVPGTDDVVNMLRGWDTDGLPLSFQRAAPLSATLGRPFFAVSRNEYARTGFTAVTLGDAEFHGVDDLDERVRVAADLAARHPGSLVYLYAADLDAVGHKRGWESDEWVAALERIDAAARTLAASVDRSTGVVVTSDHGMIDVPRHRHILLDEGGNLLDGVRLIGGEPRMLQMYAEAGQADAVLARWREAEGSRSWVFSRAELETSGLMGVVDPEVGARIGDVIVAPRTGIAYYDDRLADTAPQKMVGQHGSLSDEERVVPLIRLGAFA; encoded by the coding sequence ATGTCCCTCAGCCTACCCGCGGACCCGCCGCGCGCCCGGAGCCTCACCCGTGTCGTGCCCGAGATGTCGGCGGCACTCAACGGCACATCGGAGTGGTTCGCACCGGCGCGCAGCGCGATCGTGTGGGTGATCGACGGGCTGGGCGTGTCGAACCTCGCCGCCCGCGCGGGACACGCGCGCTTCCTCAGCGAAGCGCGGACGAGACGGGATGCCGCGCGCACCGTCTTCCCCTCCACCACGGCAGCCGCACTGACGAGTCTGCTCACGGGCGCCCTGCCGGGGGAGCATGGCATCGTCGGCTATCGCGCCCGGGTTCCCGGCACCGACGACGTCGTCAACATGCTGCGCGGGTGGGACACCGACGGCCTGCCGCTGTCGTTCCAGCGTGCCGCGCCGCTGTCCGCCACGCTCGGCCGGCCGTTCTTCGCCGTGTCGCGCAACGAGTACGCGCGCACCGGATTCACGGCCGTGACCCTGGGAGACGCCGAGTTCCACGGAGTGGACGACCTCGACGAACGCGTACGTGTCGCCGCCGACCTGGCGGCGCGGCATCCGGGCTCGCTCGTCTATCTGTATGCGGCCGATCTCGACGCGGTGGGCCACAAGCGCGGCTGGGAGTCCGACGAGTGGGTGGCCGCTCTGGAACGGATCGACGCCGCTGCCCGCACGCTCGCGGCATCGGTCGACCGCAGCACCGGCGTCGTCGTCACCTCGGATCACGGCATGATCGACGTCCCCCGTCACCGCCACATCCTGCTCGACGAGGGCGGCAACCTGCTCGACGGCGTCCGCCTCATCGGCGGCGAGCCGCGCATGCTGCAGATGTATGCCGAGGCCGGGCAGGCTGATGCCGTGCTCGCGCGGTGGCGCGAGGCCGAGGGGTCGCGATCCTGGGTCTTCTCCCGCGCCGAGCTCGAGACGTCGGGACTCATGGGGGTCGTCGACCCCGAGGTCGGCGCCCGCATCGGCGACGTGATCGTCGCCCCGCGCACCGGGATCGCGTATTACGACGATCGCCTCGCCGACACGGCACCGCAGAAGATGGTGGGCCAGCACGGCTCGCTGAGCGATGAGGAGCGGGTCGTGCCTCTCATCCGGCTCGGCGCGTTCGCCTGA